In Chryseobacterium turcicum, a single window of DNA contains:
- the mltG gene encoding endolytic transglycosylase MltG, with product MKKAILIIVLLILAVAGFFGLKFYNKYYGNNVSKDGYVLIPHGAKFNQVLDSIAHYIDNKESFVEVAKDKNMDEYFKPGRYHFAKGASNTSLVNMIKAGNQTENSFRIGDFGDVYQMVGKVSKKTELDSLQFVTELDKIASEKGYKNAEDLKKYFFIDTYNFFWTVTPKEFFTKFENQYNEFWNSERKAKEQQSGLTRDQIYALASIVYKESGGKQDEMKTIAGLYLNRYKKGMKLQSDPTVIYAINKQTNFKEPIKRVFYKHLTTPSPYNTYANKGIPPGPICVVDKNSVDAVLSPEKHDYIFMCADPERFGFHKFTASAEQHVINAKAYQDWLNSKNIK from the coding sequence ATGAAAAAAGCTATTCTCATTATCGTACTCCTTATTCTTGCCGTAGCAGGATTTTTTGGTTTAAAATTCTACAATAAGTATTACGGAAACAATGTATCCAAAGACGGGTATGTTTTGATTCCACATGGTGCAAAATTTAATCAGGTTTTAGATTCCATCGCTCATTATATTGATAATAAAGAATCATTTGTTGAGGTAGCAAAAGATAAAAACATGGATGAATATTTCAAGCCAGGTCGTTATCATTTTGCTAAAGGAGCCAGCAATACAAGTTTGGTAAATATGATAAAAGCCGGAAATCAGACTGAAAACTCATTCAGAATTGGTGATTTCGGAGATGTTTATCAAATGGTAGGAAAAGTGAGCAAAAAAACAGAGCTTGATTCTTTACAATTCGTCACAGAACTTGATAAAATAGCTTCTGAAAAAGGATATAAAAACGCTGAAGATTTAAAAAAATACTTCTTCATCGATACTTATAATTTTTTCTGGACGGTTACTCCGAAAGAATTTTTCACAAAATTTGAAAATCAGTACAATGAATTTTGGAATTCTGAAAGAAAAGCTAAAGAACAGCAATCTGGTTTAACAAGAGACCAAATTTATGCCTTGGCATCTATTGTTTATAAAGAATCTGGTGGAAAGCAGGATGAAATGAAAACAATTGCCGGTTTATACTTAAACAGATATAAAAAAGGAATGAAATTGCAATCTGACCCAACCGTTATTTATGCAATAAACAAGCAAACCAATTTTAAAGAACCTATTAAAAGAGTTTTTTATAAGCACCTTACGACTCCATCACCTTATAATACTTACGCCAACAAAGGAATTCCGCCAGGACCTATTTGTGTGGTAGACAAAAATTCGGTAGATGCAGTTTTAAGCCCTGAAAAACACGATTATATCTTTATGTGTGCAGACCCTGAAAGATTCGGATTCCACAAATTTACGGCAAGTGCAGAGCAACATGTCATCAATGCAAAAGCATATCAAGATTGGCTAAACTCAAAAAATATTAAATAA
- a CDS encoding DegT/DnrJ/EryC1/StrS family aminotransferase: MKKIQMVDLQSQYYKIKNDVDNAVLNVMDSAAFINGPEVKSFQNEMETYLDVKHVIPCANGTDALQIALMGLDLQEGDEVITADFTFAATVEVIHLLKLKTVLVDVDYDTFTISTEAIKKAITPKTKAIIPVHIFGQCANMEEILKIAEEHNLFVIEDNAQAIGAQYTFSDGTARHAGTMSTVGTTSFFPSKNLGCYGDGGAIFTNNDELAHRLRGIVNHGMYERYYHDEVGVNSRLDSIQAAILRKKLPNLDSYNDARRKAADYYDEAFAGNENISTPKRDENSTHVFHQYTLRILNGKRNELQKFLTEKEIPAMIYYPVALRKQKAYYQESNDADFINTDKLLDQVISLPMHTELDEEQLKYITDAVLEFMG; this comes from the coding sequence ATGAAAAAGATACAGATGGTTGACTTGCAAAGTCAGTATTACAAAATTAAAAATGATGTAGACAATGCGGTTTTAAATGTGATGGATTCTGCTGCTTTTATCAATGGACCTGAAGTGAAATCTTTCCAGAACGAAATGGAAACTTACCTTGATGTAAAACATGTAATTCCGTGTGCAAACGGAACCGATGCGTTGCAGATTGCTTTAATGGGATTAGATTTACAAGAAGGAGATGAAGTGATTACTGCTGATTTTACTTTTGCAGCTACGGTAGAAGTTATTCATTTATTAAAACTAAAAACTGTGTTGGTAGATGTAGATTACGACACTTTTACAATCTCGACAGAGGCTATCAAAAAAGCAATCACTCCAAAAACAAAAGCGATTATTCCGGTTCATATTTTCGGACAGTGTGCCAATATGGAGGAAATTTTAAAAATTGCTGAAGAACATAATTTATTTGTCATCGAAGATAATGCACAGGCAATCGGTGCTCAATATACTTTTTCAGACGGAACCGCAAGACATGCAGGAACGATGTCTACAGTAGGAACAACTTCTTTTTTTCCATCTAAAAATTTAGGTTGCTACGGTGATGGTGGTGCGATTTTTACTAATAATGATGAGTTGGCTCACCGTTTAAGAGGAATTGTAAACCACGGAATGTACGAAAGATATTACCATGACGAAGTTGGGGTGAACTCAAGATTAGACAGTATTCAGGCTGCGATTTTAAGAAAAAAGCTTCCGAATCTTGATTCTTACAACGATGCAAGAAGAAAAGCTGCTGATTATTATGATGAAGCTTTTGCCGGAAATGAAAATATCTCTACACCAAAAAGAGATGAAAACTCGACACACGTATTTCATCAATATACTTTAAGGATTTTAAACGGAAAGCGTAATGAATTGCAGAAGTTTTTGACTGAAAAAGAAATTCCTGCGATGATTTATTACCCGGTTGCTTTAAGAAAGCAAAAAGCCTATTATCAGGAAAGTAATGACGCAGATTTTATCAATACAGACAAACTTTTAGATCAGGTAATTTCACTTCCTATGCATACTGAATTAGATGAAGAGCAGTTGAAGTATATTACGGATGCTGTGTTGGAGTTTATGGGATAA
- a CDS encoding adenylyltransferase/cytidyltransferase family protein, with translation MKTERIGITFSSFDLLHAGHIKMLEEAKTVCDYLIVGLQIDPSHERPTKNKPTQTIVERYIQLKAVNAVDEIIPYYTEEDLEDILKSFVIDVRIIGDDYLDRDFTGKQYCEEKGIEIFYNKRDHRFSSSDLRKRIYEAEIAKSK, from the coding sequence ATGAAAACGGAAAGAATAGGAATCACATTTTCCTCATTTGACCTGCTTCACGCAGGGCATATTAAAATGTTGGAAGAAGCTAAAACTGTTTGTGATTATCTGATTGTGGGTTTACAAATTGACCCTTCACATGAGCGTCCTACAAAAAATAAGCCCACTCAAACGATTGTTGAGCGATATATTCAGTTGAAAGCAGTGAATGCGGTTGATGAGATTATTCCTTATTACACAGAAGAAGATTTAGAAGATATTTTAAAATCTTTTGTAATTGACGTAAGGATTATCGGAGATGATTATTTAGATCGTGATTTTACTGGTAAGCAATATTGTGAAGAAAAAGGCATTGAAATTTTTTATAATAAAAGAGATCACCGCTTTTCGTCAAGTGATTTAAGGAAAAGAATCTACGAAGCCGAAATAGCAAAATCAAAATAA
- a CDS encoding S8/S53 family peptidase → MKKLLLFCFLAGYSTTFAQTELVFVYFTDKPNKAAFYANPLSELSQKSLNRRTALGIALNDQDAPIEQTYIQNLQNLGFTITDYSKWLNGVALNVNQAQANIIKAQPFVQSVESFAKNSSLTLKTQNINKWADFELAQKNMTVFDYGSGSEQIDQINLRPLHLAGFTGTGVTIAVIDSGFPTVNTGSAFSRLWTNSRIKGGYDFVSKNTDIYNPSLNNHGTVVLGAIGGYIADTFVGSAPDADFYLYRSENATVEVPEEELYWIEAAEEADRKGVDIITTSLGYNNFDDPKYSYSYNDMNGTKSFIGRASEIAVNKGIFVLIAAGNSGEVPWHYITTPADNVKVFSIGSVDAAGSSSPFSSYGPNSLGAVKPDASTRGSSATTVDNNTTISVSGTSISTPIAAGGVACLIQAFPTMNRDIMRTNLRQTASLFPSYTNQMGYGILNFGSFYNSTLNTSELVKKKTIAIFPNPVKNILNIATEAQIISTEVYDNLGRLILKSAQKSIKVEDFAKGTYYLKIQTKDKVYYEKFLKE, encoded by the coding sequence ATGAAAAAACTTTTACTCTTTTGTTTTTTAGCGGGTTATTCTACAACATTTGCTCAGACTGAGCTTGTTTTTGTTTATTTTACTGATAAACCAAACAAAGCTGCATTTTATGCCAATCCTCTTTCCGAACTTAGCCAGAAGTCGCTTAACAGACGTACTGCATTAGGAATTGCACTCAATGACCAAGATGCTCCTATTGAGCAAACCTATATTCAAAACTTACAAAATTTAGGATTTACCATCACCGATTACTCAAAATGGCTAAACGGAGTTGCTCTAAATGTTAATCAGGCACAGGCAAATATCATCAAGGCACAACCATTTGTACAGTCTGTAGAAAGTTTTGCTAAAAACTCTTCATTGACTTTAAAAACTCAAAACATAAACAAATGGGCAGATTTTGAACTGGCACAGAAAAACATGACGGTTTTCGATTATGGTTCTGGTTCTGAACAAATTGACCAAATTAACTTAAGACCGCTTCACCTTGCAGGATTTACCGGAACTGGAGTGACCATTGCAGTTATCGACAGCGGATTTCCTACAGTAAATACTGGTTCTGCTTTTTCAAGATTATGGACGAATAGTAGAATAAAAGGCGGTTACGATTTTGTTTCTAAAAATACAGACATCTACAATCCTTCTCTCAATAATCACGGAACGGTAGTTTTAGGAGCAATTGGAGGTTATATTGCTGATACTTTTGTGGGTTCTGCTCCCGATGCGGATTTTTATCTTTACCGAAGTGAAAATGCAACGGTAGAAGTTCCTGAAGAAGAATTGTACTGGATTGAAGCTGCAGAAGAAGCCGACAGAAAAGGCGTTGATATCATTACAACATCATTAGGCTACAATAATTTTGATGACCCGAAATACAGCTACTCGTACAATGATATGAACGGCACAAAATCTTTTATCGGAAGAGCCAGTGAAATTGCTGTAAACAAAGGAATTTTTGTTTTAATTGCAGCCGGAAATTCCGGTGAAGTTCCTTGGCATTATATCACAACTCCAGCAGATAATGTGAAAGTTTTTTCTATCGGTTCGGTAGATGCTGCGGGAAGCTCATCTCCTTTTTCATCGTATGGTCCTAATTCTTTAGGAGCAGTAAAACCAGATGCAAGCACAAGAGGAAGTTCTGCTACCACCGTTGACAATAATACGACTATTTCAGTTTCTGGAACATCAATCTCAACACCAATCGCAGCAGGCGGAGTGGCTTGTTTAATTCAGGCTTTTCCGACAATGAACAGAGATATCATGCGTACAAATCTTAGACAGACCGCATCGCTATTCCCTTCTTATACCAATCAAATGGGATACGGAATTCTGAATTTTGGAAGCTTCTATAATTCTACACTAAATACTTCGGAGCTCGTTAAAAAGAAAACGATAGCCATCTTCCCAAATCCCGTAAAAAACATCCTTAATATTGCGACCGAAGCACAAATTATTTCAACAGAAGTTTATGATAACCTGGGAAGACTTATTTTAAAATCTGCTCAAAAATCAATTAAAGTAGAAGACTTTGCCAAAGGAACTTATTATTTAAAAATACAAACCAAGGATAAAGTATATTATGAAAAATTTCTGAAAGAATAA
- the galE gene encoding UDP-glucose 4-epimerase GalE, giving the protein MAILVTGGLGYIGSHTVVELINNNFEVIIVDDLSNSEKFILHNIEEITGKRPIFYPFDLKRKELLHQVFEAHHIEGCINFAAFKAVGESQEKPIDYYENNLFSLINILQEFKARKLSNFIFSSSCTVYGQADEMPIDENTPLKMPESVYGKTKQMGEEILKDFAQSYNSKICLLRYFNPIGAHPSALLGELPIGIPNNLVPYVMQTAAGIREKLSVWGNDYPTEDGTAIRDYIYVVDLAKAHVAALKSLMNKDTEETIIDIYNLGTGKGSSVLEVVKAFESANEIAVPYQICDRREGDITIAYANADKAEKELNWKSETSLNEALKTVWEWQKYLDSRKN; this is encoded by the coding sequence ATGGCAATACTCGTAACAGGCGGACTTGGTTACATCGGTTCTCACACCGTAGTTGAACTTATTAATAATAACTTTGAAGTAATCATCGTTGATGATTTATCAAATTCAGAAAAATTTATTTTACATAATATTGAGGAAATTACAGGAAAGCGACCTATATTTTATCCTTTCGATTTAAAAAGAAAAGAGCTTCTTCATCAGGTTTTTGAGGCACATCATATTGAAGGTTGTATTAATTTTGCGGCTTTTAAAGCGGTTGGCGAAAGTCAGGAAAAGCCAATTGATTATTACGAAAATAATTTGTTTTCTTTAATCAATATCCTTCAAGAATTTAAGGCTAGAAAACTGTCAAACTTTATTTTCAGCTCATCTTGCACAGTTTACGGACAGGCAGACGAAATGCCAATCGACGAAAATACTCCGCTAAAAATGCCGGAAAGTGTTTACGGAAAAACAAAACAGATGGGCGAGGAAATTTTAAAAGATTTTGCTCAATCTTACAACAGTAAAATTTGTCTTTTGAGATATTTTAATCCAATTGGAGCGCATCCTTCAGCTTTGCTTGGAGAATTGCCAATTGGTATTCCAAATAACCTGGTTCCTTATGTGATGCAAACTGCTGCAGGAATTCGTGAGAAACTGAGTGTTTGGGGCAATGATTATCCTACAGAAGATGGAACGGCAATTCGTGACTATATTTATGTGGTAGATTTGGCGAAAGCTCACGTTGCTGCTTTGAAAAGTTTAATGAACAAAGACACAGAAGAAACAATCATTGATATTTATAATCTGGGAACAGGAAAAGGCTCGTCGGTTTTAGAAGTTGTAAAAGCTTTTGAATCTGCAAATGAAATTGCCGTACCTTACCAAATTTGCGATAGGAGAGAAGGCGATATTACTATCGCTTATGCCAATGCCGATAAAGCAGAAAAAGAACTCAACTGGAAGTCTGAAACGTCATTAAATGAAGCGCTGAAAACGGTTTGGGAATGGCAGAAATACTTAGATTCAAGAAAAAACTAA
- a CDS encoding TonB-dependent receptor domain-containing protein, protein MNQTEIISIFTKKTLGLTFVLSAAAFAFAQDKVGVSGTVVDKSNQPVAYASVTFSNKTSKLLSDATLTDEKGNYKLDLTPGNYDITIEAIDYKKSVINKQITTAGSIGALSIEPEATSTNLKTQDIQGVVITATAKPYKVELDKRTYDPSQDIVSKGGNLQDVLSNVPSVSVDTDGTVSMRGSSNVRFLINGKPSALLGIDDGANALQSIPADQIERIEVITNPSSKFEASGTAGILNIILKKSKKTGFNGSVTGTLGYLPQTNLNTNLSWRKGNLTWFLNGGGGYRESKNTNRNNATFYNAINGGRTNTDQESISKNKNSNYNASTGLVYDISDKTSVNASGTVRTFESDNLGNITYGYRFLNAPSLFTERINTGANNNLAFQGDFGLDHKFDDKGQNISLSLSLQSNRSYNDTDVNQITNNIFELQNSISQTTKNKTLVGKADYELPIGENSRIEAGYRLDINNNNYDNDVLERYSPFVDFHYLNNFTYNANYREMFNAGYVQFKSKIGKLGYQVGVRNEYSNVDIQYSNLNSDTKNIDNKKSYNNLFPTIFLSYEIAKDNQFLVNYSRRIDRPRSWFLIPNPSYTDNQNIFDGNIDLNPSYVDSYEFGYSISKGKFTINPTIYFRHTNDDVKMLVFSDANGAFHTKPINLGTDDRYGLDLNFNWDATKWLKFLGNVDLFGYKTTGTFSDLRVVPKPMPFDGSGFAARARLTSTFKIDKTFSFQLQGFYRGGQKTTSIDRKEMYALNFGASKTIWKGDGTLSFNIQDIFNTRAMQSTAYGDNFTRESYMQWQPRQFAVSLTYRFKQGEKIEQPKRKKDVNSNATGDDQGGPM, encoded by the coding sequence ATGAATCAGACGGAAATAATTAGTATTTTCACAAAGAAAACCTTAGGACTTACTTTTGTGTTATCTGCAGCAGCTTTTGCTTTTGCGCAAGATAAAGTGGGAGTTTCAGGAACTGTGGTTGATAAAAGTAACCAGCCGGTTGCTTACGCTTCTGTAACGTTCAGTAATAAAACAAGCAAACTGTTGAGTGATGCTACCCTTACAGACGAAAAAGGAAACTACAAACTAGACCTTACTCCAGGTAACTACGATATTACGATAGAAGCAATCGATTACAAAAAAAGTGTAATCAATAAGCAAATTACCACAGCCGGAAGTATTGGTGCACTTTCTATAGAACCTGAAGCAACAAGTACAAACTTAAAAACTCAGGACATTCAAGGGGTTGTGATTACTGCTACTGCAAAACCATATAAAGTTGAGCTCGATAAAAGAACGTATGACCCTTCACAGGATATTGTAAGTAAAGGTGGTAATCTTCAGGACGTATTATCAAATGTACCTTCGGTTTCTGTAGATACTGACGGAACTGTTTCGATGAGAGGAAGCTCAAACGTACGATTTTTAATTAACGGAAAGCCTTCTGCCCTTCTAGGAATTGATGATGGGGCCAATGCTTTACAAAGTATTCCTGCGGATCAGATTGAGAGAATTGAAGTAATCACGAATCCTTCATCAAAATTTGAAGCCAGCGGAACTGCGGGTATCTTAAATATTATTTTAAAGAAATCAAAAAAGACAGGTTTTAACGGAAGTGTTACCGGAACTTTAGGCTATTTACCTCAAACCAATTTAAATACCAATTTAAGCTGGAGAAAGGGTAACCTTACCTGGTTCTTGAACGGTGGCGGTGGTTATCGTGAATCAAAAAATACAAATAGAAATAATGCTACATTTTACAATGCTATAAATGGTGGCAGAACGAATACCGATCAGGAATCTATTTCAAAAAATAAAAACAGCAATTACAATGCTTCTACTGGTTTAGTTTATGATATTTCAGACAAAACATCTGTAAATGCATCTGGAACGGTGAGAACTTTTGAAAGCGACAATTTAGGAAATATTACCTATGGTTACCGTTTTTTGAATGCTCCAAGTTTATTTACCGAAAGAATCAATACAGGTGCTAATAATAACTTAGCGTTTCAGGGAGATTTTGGTTTAGACCACAAGTTTGATGATAAAGGACAAAATATTTCCTTATCATTAAGCTTACAAAGTAATAGATCTTACAACGATACCGACGTTAATCAAATTACAAATAATATTTTTGAGCTTCAGAACAGCATTAGCCAAACCACAAAAAACAAAACTTTGGTAGGTAAAGCAGATTATGAACTTCCAATTGGTGAAAACTCAAGAATTGAAGCAGGGTACAGATTAGACATCAATAATAACAATTATGACAATGATGTTTTAGAGCGTTACTCTCCTTTTGTTGATTTTCATTATTTAAACAATTTTACATACAATGCAAACTACAGAGAGATGTTTAATGCAGGATATGTACAGTTTAAAAGTAAAATCGGGAAATTAGGATACCAAGTTGGGGTAAGAAATGAGTATTCTAACGTTGATATTCAATATTCAAACTTAAATTCTGACACAAAAAACATCGATAATAAGAAGAGCTACAATAATCTTTTCCCAACAATATTTTTAAGCTACGAAATTGCAAAGGACAATCAGTTTTTAGTTAATTACTCAAGAAGAATTGACAGACCGAGATCGTGGTTTTTAATTCCTAATCCAAGTTATACCGATAATCAAAATATCTTTGACGGAAATATTGATTTGAATCCTTCTTATGTAGATTCTTATGAATTTGGATATAGTATTTCTAAAGGTAAATTTACAATCAACCCAACTATTTATTTCAGACATACCAATGATGATGTAAAAATGCTTGTATTCTCTGATGCCAATGGTGCGTTTCATACAAAACCAATTAATTTAGGTACAGATGACCGTTACGGTTTAGATTTAAACTTCAACTGGGATGCTACAAAATGGTTAAAATTCTTAGGAAATGTAGATTTGTTTGGATATAAAACTACCGGAACATTTAGTGATTTACGAGTAGTACCTAAACCTATGCCTTTTGATGGGTCTGGTTTTGCAGCGAGAGCACGTTTAACCTCAACGTTTAAGATTGATAAAACATTTAGTTTCCAACTGCAAGGTTTTTACAGAGGAGGTCAAAAAACGACGAGTATCGACAGAAAAGAGATGTATGCACTTAACTTTGGTGCTTCAAAAACAATCTGGAAAGGAGATGGAACTTTAAGTTTCAACATTCAGGATATATTTAATACAAGAGCCATGCAATCTACTGCATACGGAGATAACTTTACGAGAGAGTCTTATATGCAATGGCAGCCAAGACAGTTTGCAGTATCTTTAACCTACAGATTTAAGCAAGGTGAAAAGATAGAGCAGCCGAAAAGAAAAAAAGATGTAAATTCTAATGCTACAGGCGACGACCAAGGCGGACCAATGTAA